The nucleotide sequence tgttaataaaaatcagttttttaagtagtccagggtTAAAGTGGAGGACTTATGTTTTCACGAATCTgtagccaatacatctaagtaactttgtgtcaaatttgagttatcttgtaataagggttcaaaagttacaataaaattaattcccgtttttccgaaacatggcgataagtggttactccactcTACGCCAAAatgttctcaaatattttccccTCAAGATTTCAGTGCTAGTACTGCCCTCGGGCGATGATTATTGGAAACTTACTGATGAACTTTAATCATCATTTACCAAAGCTTTCGAACCCACGCTTATACACAATTGATTATATAcaatgatttataaataaattaatatcagcAGTTATTTATGCATAGTACccctaatttatattaaaaccgtatatcttctttaatttttatgcaaatcttatAATGTGAAGTGCGTTTCGAGGGGAGGGGCAGAGAAAAGCCGATGCCTCTTAAAAGAAACTAAACGGATAGAGCATAAATTTAGCGATTTACAGCAATAAATGCCCTGCTAAGGCATTcctaaatattcgagacgcaatgCCTCCTTTCTAGGtcagcgcctctggtgatggTGGAGACGACTGTATTAGTTAAGtagtcgatcgtacgatctcagtgagtacgaAAGTGAGTTCGTATTGAGTCGTACAAGTGACTAGACGTAGTGCGGAAAGTTCTCTACtgtctggagcccacaccaaTCGATTCCATAAGCTGGTCACCTCCTAAGTATCTCTAGATTTAAGAATAGATATTGCTTGCCCTTTATAAACGATAAGTTTAAAACTCTAAGGAATTTTCCTAGGTTGAAAGCCCTCTTATTgtatcttttaggatttttaaaaagccaaaaatcctcaaattttgattaaaaattaatttatatgtaACAAACTCTAATATTAAAAGAACTTCAAATAGCTTTTTAAATGACTTTGGAGAAACTTTTGATACACTTTTCTTTAAATAAGTAATATTGTCTTAGAAGAGCTTTTAAGATATCTCTCAAACTTTTTACATATgtctaaaataatcaaaatcggtttagcataAAATTTTTAGCGAATTTTTTGAATGGAACTCTgctgaaaaaaattttgagacTCTAAAGGACATTTCCGTTCAAGAAAAAAACTTCCCTGGTTTTCTTAAGCATGTTTTAGGCTTACGAAATCCGCCAAGTTCATTGAGTTGGACTttgtttaaattgtattttcaaatttttcaattcttatttttaaataatttacccACCAAAAAGCTCATTTGGAAATGTTTTTGAAGAATTTGTTGTGGAAATGCTCTTGtcttttacaaataatttgaaatcagaaaaaatcaagATTTGGAATAATGGTGAAttttgaacagaaaaaaaaacagaaactttCATAAAATCACTCAAACAATCGCGAAAAATggcttaagagtaataaaaatgattttcgaataaaaataaaaagtacttATCGGTTACGAATCGGTTCATTCTGGTGACcactaaaatatatccaaaaagtAGATATAATATTACATTCTTTGAAAACCTAATGAAAACAATTTTGAGTTGTAagttaaaatcatcaaaatcagatTAAAATAGGATTTATATCGGTTTTTTTAGTAAAAGAACCATTTTGGTTTAAAAACGTTTCTTTTGGGACATACatagaaatgaataaaaaactaGATCATACATAATtgtatttccaaaaaatcctagTCCCCTCTCGGCCCTTCTCTTAGagggaattggggcacctttaaaatggtttttttttctttttataaatgaaattgaaccttttcctaataaaatttagtttaattttgatttttttgatttggttgatttttgagtattttattatttatcataaTTACAGAAAACGTAACAAACTTTGAATCAATGGTAATGCATctgctttaattttaaaattttgctaaTTAGAACCTTTTCAggctttttaattataaatgggatttttttaagtgagttaataattttttgtaccTCTTTTGTATCATATAATATCGGTGAGAAGGATTGTGTTACTCTTACTTTAGGGTTAGGAAAAAGATTTTATAAGAGAgctcattttaattaataaagttTCAGTCAATAGCTCTTCGCAGATCATAAAAACCAAATGATATTTGCTGCAATTAACTActtggtttatttttttaaagcactTGAAGATAGCAGAAGTACCGTATATTTATTATGATAAGCAAATAAACAGTGTGCTCAAAGATAAGATGACATATTTACTATTTTAGTatcattgttgtttttttttctatacgttTTATAATAGAAATTAGAAATTAGTAGCAAAACAACCGGGTTTATTAATCGGAAGTTTCATTTATTTCcttcataataatttttgttttttagattAAAATGTCATAACAAAATTAGAATATGATGCACATATATATATaggccttattttttttttaaatttgatatgGGTTTTTTGTATAACAAAAACAGAGTAAAAGTGTCAAAAACTCGCAAAATAAGCATATTTTTTAGCGAGGTTCAAACTTAATCCAAAATTGCGGGGGTAGAGTTATCAAGCCGCAGATGGTTTTGGAAAGGTCAGGTAGTTTATCGTTTGGAGGTTGTCGGATGTTGAAGTTTTGGGCCAAGGCTGAAATCATGAGGAAGAGAGTATTGCGGGCAAAGGTTTCTCCTGCACAGAGTCGTTTTCCAGCTCCGAAGGGGAGGGATTTGTCTAGCTTTAGGGAGAGTTTTCCGTCTTCCCCGATGAATCTTTCAGGCCGGAAGACTTCAGGATCTCCCCAGAGTTTGGGATCCATATGGAAGGCATACAGTCCAGGAACGACAAATGCTCCTTCAGGGACGTCGTATCCCAAGAGTTTGGTGTCAACGACGGCTTTGTGGGGAATTGCTGATGGAACAAGTGTTTCAAGgcgcataatttcacgaatagTAGCTTCTACGTAGGGTAGATTAATTCTGTCGTCGAGTTCTGGTAGTCTTCCTCTGCCTACAACTTCGTCAATCTCTTTCTGCATCTTTATTAGGATTTCTGGTTGCAGTAGAAGGCGTTGGATAAGGAAACCAATGGTTACAGGAACAGCAGTCAACGCAGGGAAGAAGAAATCCACACAGATGAGGATTAGTTGTTCGTCTAGAAAGATATTGGTTCAGAAGGGTTAGGAAATCAAATTCAAATTGGGTTTTTGAGGTTTATTCTTACAGTGAAACACAGGATTTTTAATCCCTTCCTCTTGCTGAGCCTTCATCTCCCGGATGTACAAATCAATGAAGTTCCTCTCGTGGGAGTTGTCAAAAGTTTCAACGTGCTTGTCTACGATTAACTTGATGAACTTGTAGAGTCCTTCATTGCCATCTCTCAGGTTGACGTAGTCAGACTTTTCCGGGAAGATGTGTCGTATCCATGGAACAACACTTAACAGCTTCCCATAGTCATCACCAGCTTTTTGGAACTGCATTCCGGCACTTCCAGTTctgattgaaaaatattgattagGGTAGAGGTTTCGATGCTTTGCTTTAGGATAATCTTACTCGTATAGGATTCCTTGCTCGCTTCTGGGGAACTTTTCGCCTGATAGGATCTTCAAGAACGCATTACTCATGGAGGCAAAGAAGATATCTGGTACTAAAACGTAGCCATTCTTCATGATTTTCTGTCAAGGAAATAAATTTATAGTTCTGAAATTGCTTTAAACTTAAGGGCTTTCTCTTACGTGTTCATGAGGATATTTCGGTCCGTTCCTGAGGATGTCCAAGAACAAACAAATTTCATCTCTAACTTCAATCTCCAACTCGGCAAATCGTCTTCCAAATCCATAATCTCGGAGATGTCTTAGCGTGAATCGTCGCTGATCCTTCCAAAACGGTCCTTCGACAAAGAAGATCCCTCGACGATTCATCTTAGGGTCTCTCATTCGAGCAAGGAAAATATCCGGACGCCCATCAAATTCACTTCTCGTAAGGATCTCTTTGGTGCCTTCATAGTCATTGCAAATAATTGTAGGGGCCCCAGCGACGTATAGGCCGATCGTTTTGGATTTGTACCACTTAGTCAACCATAGAACTCCTTTATGGATTTCTTTTCGATTTAGAAGTAATAAGAATAAGTATGATCCTACGTAAGGCAATCGAGGTGGTCCTGTAAGAAAGAAATGGTATGAAAGACGATTAAAGTTTGTTTAAAGTTTATTAAAGATTTATGAACACCTGTTTAGCGATATAATCTATTTGGAAGTGTTTccgaaattgtttttaatcgCTTCTTTATCGCATTTACAACTCTACCTAATTATCGGTCCATTGAAAATTACTGTGATAACAAACAAAAACTCTTTTAGACTATTAGGACATTTGCTaatctttgaatttttcgaGGCCTAGTCTTTTGCGATTTCAAGAAAACATTtgcaaagcaataaaattttaattatgtaatGAGACATTgttctttcaaaaattatcttACAATATTAAACCACGCAATTTTAATTACGACTTTAGGCAAAGTTTAGATAAGAACTGACTTAAGTTTAGAATCCTAAAATCATGATAAATTCTTATCCATACTCAAAATGTTTATGATCAAGTAATAGCATATGAAATCTTAAATGTTTCTTGCATCATGATAATGAGAGAcatgatatttttcaattttccgaTAAAAGTGACATTTATTAAGATGTTTTTAAAGTTCTATAAAAGGAGTTACGGTAATGCCATATGAGATGTCAGGTAGCAATCGGTTCTTACTCTTACTTCTTAGCAATTTAACGAAAAATACCTTCAGGGATTTTTCTTCTCCTAACAGGGATTTTATTATCCGTAATTCAGAAGAATATTAGGTCAAGAAgcctcaaatagactcaggttgagcatcgagaatatttagtctgtaaattttgtcagtaaaggATTAGTCCAAATTATCATacactaatgccctagacagacttgcggcttaagccgagagacgtctcactgggaaactgatgggaatgtactCTAAACattcttttaaatataattacatTAACCCGTCTCTCGCCTTAAGTCGTAGGCATCTCCGGCCCTTAAGGGCCCAAATAgtctcaggctgatcctcgagaatatttagcatacAAAATCTGGCAGTAAAGGATCCAGTAAAGGATCCAAAGAAGTTCTAAATTGATGATCGTAAGCCCACAGTGTAaatatgacagtttgggataaatttaCTGCTGGCTTTTACaggataaatattctcgaggatcagcctgagtctat is from Phlebotomus papatasi isolate M1 chromosome 1, Ppap_2.1, whole genome shotgun sequence and encodes:
- the LOC129798581 gene encoding probable cytochrome P450 304a1, encoding MASIILIGLTISLILYRIYKYMFYRPKNFPPGPPRLPYVGSYLFLLLLNRKEIHKGVLWLTKWYKSKTIGLYVAGAPTIICNDYEGTKEILTRSEFDGRPDIFLARMRDPKMNRRGIFFVEGPFWKDQRRFTLRHLRDYGFGRRFAELEIEVRDEICLFLDILRNGPKYPHEHKIMKNGYVLVPDIFFASMSNAFLKILSGEKFPRSEQGILYETGSAGMQFQKAGDDYGKLLSVVPWIRHIFPEKSDYVNLRDGNEGLYKFIKLIVDKHVETFDNSHERNFIDLYIREMKAQQEEGIKNPVFHYEQLILICVDFFFPALTAVPVTIGFLIQRLLLQPEILIKMQKEIDEVVGRGRLPELDDRINLPYVEATIREIMRLETLVPSAIPHKAVVDTKLLGYDVPEGAFVVPGLYAFHMDPKLWGDPEVFRPERFIGEDGKLSLKLDKSLPFGAGKRLCAGETFARNTLFLMISALAQNFNIRQPPNDKLPDLSKTICGLITLPPQFWIKFEPR